From Candidatus Hoaglandella endobia, a single genomic window includes:
- the rpmG gene encoding 50S ribosomal protein L33 yields MANNIREKIKLISSAGTGHFYTTTKNKRTKLEKMALKKFDPLVRQHVIYKEAKIK; encoded by the coding sequence ATGGCTAACAATATTCGCGAGAAGATTAAGCTGATTTCTTCAGCTGGTACTGGTCACTTTTATACCACTACAAAGAACAAGCGTACCAAACTTGAAAAGATGGCATTAAAAAAATTTGATCCATTGGTGCGCCAGCATGTGATATACAAAGAAGCCAAAATAAAATAA
- the rnc gene encoding ribonuclease III, with translation MNPILMNSFQQKLGYNFHQYELLLQALTHRSASSKHNERLEFLGDSILSYVITNALYQLFPRVDEGNLSQMRAMLVRGNTLAEMAREFDLGECLRLGAGELKSGGFRRDSILANTVEALIGGIFLDSDIHTVEKLILDWYRTRLDEIRPDDKRKDPKTRLQEYLQGRHLPLPTYSLVQIRGEAHNQEFTIHCQVNGLTQPVIGNGASRRKAEQAAAEQTLKLLEFA, from the coding sequence ATGAACCCCATTTTAATGAATAGTTTCCAGCAGAAACTGGGCTATAATTTTCATCAGTATGAACTTTTGTTACAGGCATTAACGCACCGCAGTGCCAGCAGTAAACACAATGAAAGGCTGGAATTTTTAGGTGATTCTATACTAAGTTATGTTATCACCAACGCTCTTTATCAGCTATTTCCCCGTGTTGACGAAGGCAATCTGAGTCAGATGCGCGCCATGCTAGTGCGCGGCAATACATTGGCTGAAATGGCACGTGAGTTCGATTTAGGCGAATGTTTGCGCCTAGGAGCAGGGGAGCTAAAGAGCGGCGGTTTTCGCCGCGATTCGATTTTAGCCAATACGGTAGAAGCCCTAATAGGGGGAATATTTTTAGATAGCGATATCCACACTGTAGAAAAGCTAATCCTCGATTGGTACCGTACTCGTCTGGATGAGATTAGACCAGACGACAAACGAAAAGATCCTAAAACTAGGCTGCAGGAATATTTGCAGGGACGTCATTTGCCGCTGCCTACTTATTCGCTAGTGCAGATACGTGGCGAAGCGCACAACCAGGAGTTTACTATTCATTGCCAGGTAAATGGTCTAACGCAGCCGGTTATCGGCAACGGCGCAAGCCGGCGTAAAGCCGAACAGGCTGCGGCTGAACAGACACTTAAATTGCTGGAGTTTGCATGA
- a CDS encoding glycosyltransferase family 2 protein — MSQRKRLSVVLLTRNEAELLPNCLASVSWADEIVVLDAGSHDQTRYIAAQAGARVFQSTDWPGFGIQRQRAQAYASGDYILMLDADERVTPPLRQAIEEVLQQSNNPKVVYSCARRNLFLGRFMRYSGWYPDRVVRLYAREHYLYNALPVHESLEIGEAAIVALPGDLQHLTCRDLPAFQRKQLQYAEVWAQAHHHQGRRCSIFAIIVHTYSTFVKMWLLRTGCLDGKQGWLLAIVKAQYTFNKYSALWALSHAAKENNL, encoded by the coding sequence ATGTCACAAAGAAAGCGTCTATCGGTGGTGCTCCTTACTAGGAACGAAGCCGAGCTTCTACCGAACTGCCTAGCATCGGTAAGCTGGGCCGACGAAATCGTGGTGCTAGATGCCGGCAGCCATGACCAAACGCGCTATATCGCCGCGCAAGCTGGTGCACGAGTATTTCAGTCTACGGATTGGCCAGGTTTTGGTATACAACGCCAACGGGCACAGGCGTATGCTAGCGGCGATTATATTCTGATGCTTGACGCAGACGAACGCGTTACTCCGCCATTACGCCAGGCCATTGAAGAAGTACTGCAGCAATCTAATAATCCTAAGGTTGTTTATAGTTGCGCACGGCGTAATCTGTTTCTTGGCCGTTTTATGCGTTATAGCGGCTGGTATCCGGACCGGGTAGTGCGATTGTACGCCCGCGAGCATTATCTTTATAACGCACTACCGGTTCATGAATCGCTAGAGATTGGTGAGGCTGCCATCGTTGCCCTGCCGGGCGATTTACAACACCTGACCTGCCGGGATCTACCAGCATTTCAGCGTAAACAGTTGCAATATGCCGAAGTTTGGGCGCAAGCGCACCACCACCAAGGACGCCGATGCAGCATTTTTGCCATCATAGTCCATACTTACAGCACATTTGTGAAAATGTGGCTATTGCGCACTGGTTGCCTGGACGGTAAGCAGGGTTGGCTGTTAGCGATAGTTAAGGCGCAATATACTTTCAATAAATATTCTGCCCTATGGGCATTAAGTCACGCCGCAAAGGAAAATAACTTATAA
- the mutM gene encoding bifunctional DNA-formamidopyrimidine glycosylase/DNA-(apurinic or apyrimidinic site) lyase, which yields MPELPEVETSRRGIEPWVTGQSVLRTEVRNARLRWSVDEEIIALRDRMVLSVQRRAKYLLLELDSGWIIIHLGMSGSLRVLAQPQPPEKHDHVDLVMSNGCIIRYTDPRRFGSWLWSENPYTSRVLAHLGLEPLSEEFDGHWLYENLRKKKTKIKPCLMDNKLVVGIGNIYASESLFVAGILPDRTAGSLNQEEAARLTKSIKVVLLRSIKQGGTTLRDFLQYDGKQGNFLRELQVYGRGGEPCLVCSTPIQLAKYGQRSTFFCSKCQS from the coding sequence ATGCCGGAATTACCAGAAGTAGAAACCAGTCGCAGAGGAATAGAACCTTGGGTGACCGGGCAAAGCGTTCTGCGTACGGAGGTACGTAATGCACGGTTGCGTTGGTCGGTAGATGAAGAGATCATCGCGCTGCGTGACAGAATGGTACTAAGCGTACAGCGCCGGGCAAAATATTTGTTGCTAGAACTAGATTCAGGCTGGATAATTATTCATTTAGGAATGTCGGGGAGCCTACGTGTCCTGGCTCAGCCGCAGCCTCCAGAGAAACATGATCATGTGGATTTAGTTATGAGTAATGGCTGTATTATTCGTTATACCGATCCGCGACGTTTTGGATCTTGGCTATGGAGCGAGAACCCGTATACTAGCCGCGTATTGGCTCACCTAGGGCTTGAACCGCTTAGCGAAGAATTTGATGGTCACTGGTTATATGAGAACCTACGTAAGAAAAAAACGAAAATTAAGCCTTGCTTGATGGATAACAAGCTAGTAGTTGGCATAGGCAACATTTACGCCAGTGAGTCTCTGTTTGTTGCTGGTATACTACCAGACCGCACTGCTGGTTCCCTAAATCAGGAAGAAGCTGCGCGGTTGACCAAGAGTATCAAAGTGGTACTGTTGCGATCCATTAAGCAAGGAGGCACCACGCTGCGCGATTTTCTCCAGTATGACGGTAAACAAGGCAATTTTTTACGGGAACTACAAGTTTACGGCCGTGGCGGCGAACCGTGCCTGGTGTGTAGCACACCGATCCAACTAGCCAAGTATGGCCAGCGAAGTACTTTTTTTTGCTCAAAATGCCAAAGCTAA
- the rpmB gene encoding 50S ribosomal protein L28 produces the protein MSRVCQVTGKRPVSGNNRSHAMNATKRRFLPNLHSHRFWLESRNNFITLRVSTKGMRIIDKKGIEMVLVDLRVRSDKLKSIKFRN, from the coding sequence ATGTCCCGAGTCTGCCAAGTTACTGGCAAGCGCCCGGTGAGCGGAAATAACCGCTCTCATGCAATGAATGCGACTAAACGCCGTTTTTTGCCTAATCTGCACTCTCACCGTTTTTGGCTTGAGAGCAGGAATAATTTTATCACATTGCGCGTGTCTACCAAAGGTATGCGTATAATCGATAAAAAGGGCATCGAAATGGTTTTAGTCGATCTCCGTGTCCGCAGTGATAAGTTGAAAAGTATTAAGTTCAGGAATTAA
- the radA gene encoding DNA repair protein RadA: MAKAIKRAFVCNKCGDDYPRWQGQCTACHAWNTIAEVRLAATAVRNERFSGYAGDSSVSKLQKLSEINLEALPRFSTGFNELDRVLGGGMVPGSAILIGGSPGAGKSTLLLQTLCKLTAQMKTLYVTGEESLQQVAMRAHRLGLPTSGLNMLSETSIEQICLTAEQEKPRLMVIDSIQVMYMADVQSSPSSIAQVRESAAYLTRFAKNQSVTIIMVSHVTKDGYLAGPKMLEHCIDCSIMLNGDSDSRFRTLRSQKNRFGAVNELGIFAMTKQGLREVSNPSAIFLSRGEDMTPGSSVMVVWEGTRPLLVEIQALVNHSMMAKPRRVSVGLEQNRLAILLAVLHRHGGLQMTDQDVFVNVVGGVKVSETSADLALMLAIVSSLRNRPLPKDLVIFGEVGLASEIRPVPSGQERIAEAIKHGFRRAIVPQANVPQKPLENMHIFGVKKLVDALTLLEEL; the protein is encoded by the coding sequence GTGGCTAAAGCAATAAAACGTGCTTTTGTATGTAATAAATGCGGCGACGATTATCCCCGCTGGCAGGGACAGTGCACTGCCTGTCATGCTTGGAACACCATCGCCGAAGTGCGCCTGGCTGCTACGGCAGTGCGCAATGAGCGATTTAGCGGATATGCCGGTGATAGCAGCGTTAGCAAGCTACAAAAGCTCTCTGAAATTAACCTCGAGGCGTTACCTCGTTTTTCCACCGGCTTTAATGAGTTGGATCGTGTGCTGGGCGGCGGTATGGTGCCGGGTAGCGCCATTCTTATTGGTGGCAGCCCCGGTGCTGGTAAAAGTACGCTGTTGCTCCAAACTCTTTGCAAACTTACTGCACAAATGAAAACGCTGTACGTCACAGGCGAAGAATCTCTACAACAAGTAGCGATGCGTGCGCACCGTCTCGGACTACCTACCAGCGGGCTGAATATGCTTTCGGAAACAAGCATCGAACAGATTTGCCTGACAGCTGAGCAGGAAAAACCACGCTTGATGGTGATCGATTCTATTCAAGTTATGTATATGGCAGATGTGCAATCTTCACCAAGTAGCATCGCTCAGGTACGGGAGTCAGCCGCCTACTTAACCCGTTTTGCGAAGAATCAGAGCGTTACGATTATCATGGTCAGCCATGTTACCAAAGACGGTTACCTGGCTGGGCCGAAGATGCTCGAGCACTGTATTGACTGCTCCATTATGCTCAACGGTGATTCAGATTCCCGATTCCGCACTCTACGCAGCCAAAAAAACCGGTTTGGAGCTGTGAATGAATTGGGAATTTTCGCCATGACCAAGCAGGGGCTGCGTGAAGTAAGCAACCCATCAGCCATTTTTTTAAGTCGTGGAGAGGATATGACTCCAGGCAGCAGCGTCATGGTAGTCTGGGAAGGCACCCGCCCGCTACTAGTAGAGATTCAGGCGCTGGTAAATCACTCCATGATGGCCAAGCCGCGCCGGGTATCGGTTGGGCTTGAGCAAAACCGTCTGGCTATTCTACTAGCGGTGCTTCACCGCCACGGCGGGCTACAAATGACGGATCAGGATGTCTTCGTTAACGTAGTAGGCGGTGTTAAAGTTAGTGAAACCAGCGCTGATTTAGCACTGATGCTGGCAATTGTTTCTAGTCTGCGCAACCGCCCACTACCAAAAGATTTGGTGATATTTGGTGAAGTTGGGCTTGCGAGCGAGATCCGCCCGGTGCCTAGTGGCCAAGAAAGGATTGCCGAAGCTATCAAGCATGGTTTTCGCCGTGCCATCGTGCCCCAGGCTAATGTGCCGCAGAAACCTTTGGAAAATATGCATATTTTTGGTGTAAAAAAGCTGGTTGATGCGCTAACTCTTCTGGAAGAGTTATGA
- the era gene encoding GTPase Era encodes MSAEKTYCGFVAIVGRPNVGKSTLLNQLLGQKVSITSCKPQTTHHLIMGIHTDGPYQAIYVDTPGLHLAEKRAMNRLLNRSASSSIYNVALVIFVVEGTHWTYDDKMVVNKLRDLTCLVVLVINKVDNVPDKKQLLPHIQFLSQQRAFHDIVPICAENGMNIKTLAAIIRKALPLTTMHYFPKDYITNRSQRFIASENIREKLMRFLGDELPYSVTVEIEHFAAHKCGGYDIQGLILVEREGHKKIIIGNQGSKIKTIGIKARRDIEAIFEKRVHLKLWVKVKSSWADNERAQHSLGYFDNFF; translated from the coding sequence ATGAGCGCAGAGAAAACCTATTGTGGATTTGTGGCGATAGTAGGCCGGCCGAATGTCGGTAAATCAACGCTGCTGAATCAATTATTGGGTCAGAAAGTGTCTATCACCTCATGCAAGCCGCAAACTACCCATCACCTCATCATGGGTATCCACACTGACGGCCCTTATCAGGCCATCTATGTAGATACTCCAGGACTACATCTCGCAGAGAAAAGAGCAATGAACCGGTTGCTGAATCGTTCAGCCAGCAGCTCAATCTACAATGTAGCCCTGGTTATTTTTGTAGTTGAAGGTACCCATTGGACCTACGACGACAAAATGGTGGTTAACAAGCTGCGTGACTTGACCTGCTTAGTGGTTTTAGTTATCAATAAAGTGGATAATGTCCCAGACAAAAAGCAGCTGCTGCCGCATATACAGTTCCTCAGTCAACAGAGGGCATTTCACGATATTGTACCTATTTGCGCCGAGAACGGCATGAATATCAAGACACTTGCTGCTATCATTCGCAAGGCTTTACCGCTAACTACTATGCACTATTTTCCTAAAGACTACATTACCAACCGTTCACAGCGGTTCATCGCATCAGAAAATATTCGTGAAAAGCTAATGCGTTTTTTAGGTGATGAGTTGCCCTATTCAGTTACTGTAGAAATAGAACACTTCGCTGCACACAAGTGTGGCGGTTACGATATCCAAGGCCTGATTTTAGTGGAACGAGAAGGTCACAAGAAAATCATTATCGGCAATCAAGGCAGCAAAATAAAAACTATTGGGATCAAAGCCCGTCGAGATATTGAAGCCATATTCGAGAAGCGAGTGCATCTCAAACTGTGGGTGAAAGTAAAATCGAGCTGGGCGGATAATGAACGCGCCCAGCACAGTCTAGGCTATTTCGATAATTTTTTTTGA
- the dut gene encoding dUTP diphosphatase, with protein MKKIDIKILDCRIGDHFPLPTYATIGSAGLDLRACINDTVVLAPGKTTLIPTGLAIHIKDATLAAVILPRSGLGHKYGIVLGNLVGLIDSDYHGPLMVSVWNRGHDFVTLKPGDRIAQIVFLPVIQAEFNLVVSFDTSERGERGFGHSGLQ; from the coding sequence ATGAAAAAAATCGATATTAAAATCCTGGACTGCCGCATCGGCGATCATTTTCCGCTACCAACATACGCTACGATAGGTTCAGCTGGTTTAGATTTACGCGCTTGTATCAATGATACAGTAGTGCTGGCACCAGGCAAAACTACTCTTATTCCTACTGGATTGGCGATTCATATAAAAGATGCCACATTGGCGGCTGTTATTCTGCCGAGATCAGGTCTTGGCCATAAGTACGGCATTGTATTGGGGAACTTAGTGGGGTTGATTGATTCTGATTATCATGGACCATTAATGGTCTCGGTATGGAATCGCGGCCATGATTTTGTTACCCTGAAACCGGGCGATCGCATAGCGCAGATAGTATTTCTACCGGTAATACAGGCAGAATTTAATCTGGTGGTATCTTTTGATACCAGCGAGCGCGGTGAAAGGGGCTTTGGCCATTCTGGGCTGCAATAA
- the tadA gene encoding tRNA adenosine(34) deaminase TadA: protein MSSYYCNDEYWMRQAIMLAERAEVDGEVPVGAVLVLNDDAIGEGWNRSIGHHDPTAHAEMIALRQGGGKVRNYRLLGAVMYVTLEPCVMCTGAMIHARIGRLVFGARDKKTGAAGSLMNVLCHPGVNHRVMLTAGILALACSAQISDFFRRRRLLQKANRQAM, encoded by the coding sequence ATGAGCAGCTACTACTGCAACGATGAATATTGGATGCGTCAAGCCATCATGCTCGCTGAACGAGCTGAAGTTGATGGCGAAGTACCGGTAGGTGCGGTGCTAGTGTTGAATGATGACGCTATCGGCGAAGGATGGAACCGATCTATAGGCCATCACGATCCTACTGCCCACGCTGAAATGATAGCTTTGCGCCAGGGGGGGGGGAAAGTACGGAATTATCGTTTGCTAGGTGCGGTAATGTACGTTACTTTGGAACCGTGCGTCATGTGTACTGGAGCGATGATACACGCCAGAATTGGACGTTTGGTGTTCGGCGCTCGGGATAAAAAAACTGGTGCAGCTGGATCGCTGATGAATGTTCTCTGTCACCCTGGGGTAAATCATCGAGTAATGCTTACTGCAGGGATACTGGCGTTGGCGTGCTCGGCTCAGATCAGCGATTTTTTTCGCCGCCGTCGCCTTCTGCAGAAGGCGAACCGGCAGGCAATGTGA
- the lepB gene encoding signal peptidase I, whose protein sequence is MANLFSRILAIVTLITGIFWCLKRFKLIQLMQPAQKLQESMPTAIGNIAAAVKNGQLVLIETSAEIFPVLLLVFVVRSFIFEPFQIPSGSMMPTLLVGDFILVEKFAYDIKDPITKTTLIETGHPKRGDVVVFKYPPDPNLYYIKRVLGLPGDRVSYDPINKRVTVQPVVGYKHGCATALPITYTEVTLSHFIQTCNSISNGEASSGFLQVPPDKQVEDGIHLVQYQESLGSMSHNILTVPGQQDQVGMYYQQPGKSLAEWVVPQGKYFMMGDNRDNSADSRYWGFVPKKNLVGKATAIWLSFDKQEGKWPTGVRLSRIGSIN, encoded by the coding sequence ATGGCTAATTTGTTTTCCAGAATTCTAGCAATCGTTACGCTTATCACTGGAATTTTCTGGTGTCTAAAACGTTTTAAACTCATACAACTAATGCAACCAGCTCAGAAGCTCCAAGAAAGCATGCCTACAGCAATAGGTAATATTGCTGCTGCCGTCAAGAATGGTCAACTAGTTTTGATAGAAACCAGCGCCGAGATTTTTCCAGTATTACTGTTGGTGTTTGTTGTGCGCTCATTTATTTTTGAGCCGTTTCAGATCCCTTCTGGATCAATGATGCCGACATTACTAGTCGGCGATTTTATTCTGGTGGAGAAGTTTGCCTATGATATAAAAGATCCGATTACCAAAACGACATTAATTGAAACTGGCCATCCGAAACGGGGAGATGTGGTGGTATTTAAATACCCACCTGATCCCAATCTGTACTATATTAAAAGAGTCTTGGGCCTTCCGGGGGATCGAGTCAGTTATGACCCAATCAATAAGCGGGTTACGGTACAACCAGTGGTCGGCTACAAGCATGGCTGCGCTACAGCGTTGCCGATAACATATACCGAAGTCACGCTGAGCCATTTTATTCAGACCTGCAATTCGATCAGCAACGGAGAAGCCAGTAGTGGCTTCCTGCAGGTGCCGCCGGATAAGCAAGTTGAAGACGGGATCCATCTAGTGCAATATCAAGAATCGCTAGGTAGCATGTCGCATAATATTTTGACAGTGCCTGGTCAGCAAGATCAGGTAGGCATGTATTATCAGCAACCGGGCAAATCACTGGCAGAATGGGTAGTGCCGCAAGGCAAATATTTCATGATGGGCGATAACCGCGATAATAGCGCTGATAGCCGCTATTGGGGTTTCGTACCGAAGAAAAATTTGGTAGGTAAAGCCACGGCAATTTGGCTGAGCTTTGATAAGCAAGAAGGTAAATGGCCGACCGGTGTACGCTTAAGCCGTATTGGCAGTATTAATTAA
- the waaA gene encoding lipid IV(A) 3-deoxy-D-manno-octulosonic acid transferase — protein MIYNILVYLIQPLVWGRLLWRSRKAPAYRRRWAERYGYCRGKVQPGGIMLHAVSVGETLAAIPLLRALRYRYPLLPIIVTTMTPTGSEQVQSAFGKDVHHVYLPYDLPGAMKRFLNRVKPKLVIVMETELWPNLIKALHRRNIPFVVANARLSVRSAAGYKIFSGFVANIMRHITLIAAQKYEDGARFLVLGLKNKQLAVTGSLKFDISITPDLAAQALNLRRQWAPHRPVWIATSTHEGEETLLLQAHCQLLMMFSDLLLILVPRHPERFSSARDMTMKAGFNYIMRSSGEMPSNSTQVVVGDTMGELRLLYGIADLAFVGGSLVARGGHNPLEAAVHAIPVLMGPHTFNFCDICSKLAEAGGLITVTDVPSLVDAVSNLLTDKNYRMYYGRQAVEVVYQNQGALQRLLNLLEPYLP, from the coding sequence ATGATCTATAATATACTTGTCTACCTTATCCAACCGCTAGTCTGGGGAAGATTATTATGGCGTAGCAGAAAAGCCCCTGCCTACCGCCGTCGCTGGGCAGAACGTTATGGTTATTGCCGGGGCAAAGTGCAGCCAGGCGGTATCATGCTGCATGCTGTTTCGGTCGGCGAGACGCTCGCGGCAATACCGTTACTGCGAGCTCTGCGTTACCGTTATCCGCTTTTGCCGATAATCGTTACCACGATGACACCCACTGGCTCTGAACAGGTGCAATCGGCATTCGGTAAGGATGTCCACCATGTTTATCTTCCCTACGATCTGCCTGGGGCGATGAAACGTTTTCTAAACAGGGTAAAACCCAAACTAGTTATTGTTATGGAAACGGAGCTATGGCCAAATCTTATCAAAGCTCTGCATCGTCGCAATATTCCGTTTGTGGTAGCTAATGCGCGACTTTCTGTCCGCTCCGCCGCTGGCTATAAGATATTTAGTGGTTTCGTTGCCAATATTATGCGACATATTACGCTGATCGCAGCGCAAAAGTACGAAGATGGCGCCCGTTTCCTGGTTTTGGGTTTAAAAAACAAGCAGCTAGCTGTTACCGGTAGCTTAAAATTTGATATCTCTATTACTCCTGATCTGGCAGCCCAAGCGCTAAACCTGCGTCGCCAATGGGCACCGCACCGTCCGGTATGGATAGCTACCAGTACCCATGAAGGAGAAGAGACCCTGCTTTTGCAGGCACATTGTCAGTTACTAATGATGTTTTCAGATTTACTATTAATTTTGGTGCCACGCCACCCCGAACGCTTTTCGTCGGCGCGCGACATGACCATGAAAGCCGGCTTCAACTATATCATGCGCAGCAGCGGAGAAATGCCTTCTAACAGCACACAGGTCGTGGTTGGTGATACCATGGGAGAATTGAGGCTGCTATATGGCATTGCCGATCTAGCGTTTGTTGGTGGTAGTCTCGTAGCGCGTGGAGGCCACAATCCCTTGGAAGCGGCGGTGCACGCCATCCCGGTACTGATGGGACCGCACACTTTTAATTTCTGCGATATCTGTAGCAAGCTGGCCGAAGCTGGTGGACTAATTACAGTGACAGATGTGCCGTCACTAGTCGACGCAGTTTCCAACTTATTAACTGACAAAAATTACCGAATGTATTACGGCCGTCAAGCCGTCGAGGTTGTGTATCAAAACCAGGGTGCCCTGCAGCGACTACTAAATTTGCTTGAGCCGTACTTGCCATAA
- the acpS gene encoding holo-ACP synthase encodes MAIVGIGTDIVEIARIETVVSRSGDRLARRILSTTEWLQYQQHNQPVRFLAKRFAVKEAASKALGTSIREGIAFAHVEVINDALGKPSLRLFAKAAALASSLGVTGMFVTLADERHYACATVLFEKAGDEI; translated from the coding sequence ATGGCGATTGTCGGCATCGGCACTGATATCGTCGAAATCGCGCGGATCGAAACGGTGGTGTCGCGCAGCGGTGATCGGCTGGCGCGCAGAATCCTCAGCACGACGGAATGGCTGCAGTATCAGCAGCACAATCAACCGGTGCGTTTTCTAGCTAAACGTTTTGCAGTAAAAGAGGCTGCATCGAAGGCGCTCGGCACCAGTATCCGCGAGGGTATCGCTTTTGCTCATGTCGAGGTAATTAATGACGCGCTAGGTAAACCTTCGCTTCGGTTGTTTGCTAAGGCAGCAGCGTTAGCTAGCAGTTTAGGTGTTACAGGCATGTTTGTCACATTGGCAGATGAGCGGCATTATGCCTGCGCTACCGTACTCTTTGAAAAAGCTGGTGATGAAATCTAA
- the ruvX gene encoding Holliday junction resolvase RuvX, whose translation MMAAGSIIAFDFGTRQIGVAIGQLITFTARPLTACKVSDGVPNWRQIEFLLNEWQPETVVVGLPLNMDGSEQSLTLQVRKFANRLHGRFGVKVILHDERLSTVEARAGLFEHGGYRALAKVQVDAGSAVIILESWLQQVSSNFG comes from the coding sequence ATGATGGCCGCCGGCAGCATTATAGCCTTTGATTTCGGTACTAGGCAAATAGGCGTGGCTATAGGCCAGCTAATAACCTTCACAGCCAGACCATTGACAGCATGCAAGGTCAGCGATGGTGTACCCAATTGGCGACAAATAGAGTTTTTGCTAAATGAATGGCAGCCGGAAACGGTGGTGGTTGGCTTGCCACTTAATATGGACGGCAGCGAGCAGTCGCTGACCTTGCAGGTGCGCAAATTTGCCAACCGTCTGCACGGCCGGTTTGGCGTTAAAGTGATATTACACGATGAACGTCTAAGTACCGTCGAAGCACGCGCCGGCCTATTTGAGCACGGTGGCTACCGTGCACTAGCGAAAGTCCAGGTAGACGCAGGATCTGCGGTTATAATTCTGGAGAGCTGGCTACAGCAAGTTTCGTCTAATTTCGGCTAA
- the pyrE gene encoding orotate phosphoribosyltransferase, with protein MKEYQRKFMEYTLNKQVLTFGNFTLKSGRISPYFFNAGLFNTGRDLAFLGRIYAAALVDSNVKFDLLFGPAYKGIPIATITAVALAEQHQRDIPYCFNRKEIKDHGEIGTLIGSQMQGNVMLVDDVITAGTTIRQSMEIITSHHATLAGVIISMDRQEKGRRALSAVQEVERDYRCRVIAIITLADLITYLEETSDQASQLLVAVRAYQQQYGTSKLLS; from the coding sequence ATGAAAGAGTATCAACGTAAATTTATGGAGTATACATTAAACAAACAGGTATTAACGTTCGGCAATTTTACGCTTAAATCTGGCCGTATAAGCCCATACTTTTTTAATGCTGGTTTATTTAATACCGGTCGTGATTTAGCGTTTTTAGGCCGGATTTACGCCGCTGCACTGGTGGATTCGAATGTAAAATTTGATTTATTATTTGGCCCAGCCTATAAGGGCATTCCCATTGCGACTATCACCGCAGTGGCGTTGGCAGAACAACATCAACGAGACATCCCCTATTGCTTTAACCGTAAAGAGATTAAGGATCATGGCGAAATTGGTACGCTGATTGGCAGCCAGATGCAGGGAAACGTCATGCTGGTAGATGACGTTATTACTGCTGGTACAACTATCCGACAGTCGATGGAAATTATCACCTCGCATCATGCTACCCTGGCAGGAGTCATAATTTCTATGGATCGGCAGGAAAAAGGACGCCGAGCTCTTTCTGCGGTTCAAGAAGTAGAACGTGATTATCGTTGTCGGGTCATCGCCATTATTACCCTGGCAGATTTAATAACTTACTTGGAAGAGACCAGCGACCAGGCCTCCCAGCTACTAGTTGCAGTGCGTGCCTATCAGCAGCAATACGGTACCTCAAAATTGCTCAGTTAA